In Cololabis saira isolate AMF1-May2022 chromosome 10, fColSai1.1, whole genome shotgun sequence, a single window of DNA contains:
- the LOC133451790 gene encoding C-C chemokine receptor type 3-like — protein sequence MDDDEDQYDLFLKLFNETMNMTDPNYVVSETVQVCAKNNVNEFGARFIPVFYYVNFALSYLGNGLVLFIIHKYEKLNTVTNIFLLNLVLSNILFASSLPFWAWYHLSEWIFGAALCKMVSSAYFIGFYSSILFLTLMTFDRYLAVVHAVAAAKNRKRVYAIIASVVVWCISILASVKELVLQNVSKNPLAGLMCEEMGYAKSTMDNWRLVSSYQQFLLFFLFPLIMVMYCYICITVRIQTTRLKERCRAIKLIFVIIFTFFVCWTPFNIVALLQGIKISQSSPEEDPCDDSLDYALYVTRNIAYLYCCISPVFYTFVGNKFQSHFKRLMAKKIPYLRRHLSWDSQTTRSTSQKTPYSVHEY from the coding sequence ATGGACGACGACGAAGACCAGTACGATCTCTTCCTGAAACTGTTCAACGAAACCATGAACATGACCGACCCAAACTACGTGGTCAGTGAAACCGTCCAGGTCTGTGCGAAGAACAATGTCAACGAGTTTGGAGCAAGATTCATCCCAGTCTTCTACTACGTCAACTTCGCCTTGAGTTACCTCGGTAACGGGCTTGTCCTCTTCATCATCCACAAGTACGAGAAGCTCAACACGGTGACAAACATCTTCCTCTTGAATCTGGTCCTCTCCAACATCCTGTTTGCCTCCAGTCTGCCTTTCTGGGCCTGGTATCATCTGTCCGAGTGGATCTTCGGTGCTGCTCTCTGTAAGATGGTCAGTAGCGCCTATTTCATTGGGTTCTACAGCTCCATCCTCTTCCTCACACTCATGACCTTTGACCGGTACCTGGCCGTGGTGCACGCGGTGGCGGCTGCCAAGAACAGGAAGCGAGTGTACGCCATCATCGCGTCGGTCGTGGTTTGGTGCATCAGCATTCTCGCAAGTGTGAAGGAGCTGGTTCTTCAGAATGTTTCTAAGAACCCTTTAGCCGGACTCATGTGCGAGGAGATGGGGTACGCGAAGAGCACCATGGACAACTGGCGCCTGGTCAGTTCCTATCAACAGTTCctgctcttcttcctctttcctctcATCATGGTGATGTACTGCTACATCTGCATCACTGTACGTATCCAAACCACCCGCCTGAAGGAGAGGTGTCGCGCCATTAAGCTCATATTTGTCATCATCTTCACCTTCTTTGTCTGCTGGACGCCCTTCAATATCGTTGCCCTCCTTCAAGGTATCAAGATCTCCCAATCCAGCCCAGAAGAAGACCCATGTGATGACAGTCTAGACTACGCCCTGTATGTGACCCGGAACATCGCCTACTTGTACTGCTGCATCAGTCCTGTGTTTTACACATTTGTAGGAAACAAGTTCCAGAGTCACTTCAAAAGACTGATGGCCAAGAAGATTCCCTATCTGAGGAGACATCTCAGTTGGGACAGCCAGACCACCAGGTCCACATCCCAGAAGACCCCGTATTCTGTTCACGAGTACTGA